In the genome of Zobellia nedashkovskayae, the window TATAGGTTTTGCCGGTTCTCCATGGACTATTTTGTGCTACTGTGTACAAGGGCAAGGCAGTAAAACCTTTGATAAGGCTAAAGAACTTTGCTTTACTCAACCGGTTGTTGCTCACGAACTTTTACAGAAGATTACGGATACTACTATTGCTTATTTAAAAGCGAAAGTGAAATCAGGTGTAAACGCAGTGCAAGTCTTTGATTCTTGGGGAGGCATGCTTTCCCCAACTGATTATAACGAGTTTTCTTGGCAGTATATCCAACAGATTATAGATGCTCTTAAAGATGAAACTCCCGTTATCGTATTCGGCAAAGGGTGTTGGTTTGCATTAGGAGACATGGCCAAATCAGGTGCTTCGGCTCTTGGTGTAGATTGGACGTGTTCAGCAAGAAATGCACGTTACCTGACCGGAGGAAAAATTACGCTACAAGGCAATTTTGATCCTGCTAGATTATTATCTCCTCCATCCGAAATAAAGAAGATGGCTACCCAAATGATTAATGAATTCGGGAAGGATAGTTACATTGTAAACCTAGGTCATGGTATTTTACCGAACGTTCCCGTTGAAAATGCGAAAGCTTTTATAGATGCGGTAAAAGAGTGGAAGCCAATAAGCTAAAATAGGTTGGATATGGAGAACGAAAATAGCTCAATTGCCCATTTCGAAGACTTTTCCATAGAACCCATACACGAAAAATACGCTTGGCGGATTTGCGACTTTGTTACCGTAAACTCTGAACGTTTACAGCGCTATTTTCCCAAAACGTTAGCCAAGAACCTAACACCAACCCTTTCTGAAATTTTCGTTGAACAGAAAGTCCGCGAATATCGGAAAGAAGAGGAGTTTCTTTTTGTCCTAAAGGATTATGAAAGCCGCACCGTTATTGGCCTAGCCTATATTAAAGAGCTAGATTGGAACAAAAAACAGGCAGAACTCGCCTATTGTATCGGTTATCAATATGAAGGTAAAGGTATCACTTCATTGGCAATAGATGCGCTATCCAAATATGCTGTTAGTGATTTAGGACTTCAAACCCTTCAAATTATTGTTCATAAAACTAATATTGGAAGTGTAAGAATAGCTGAAAAATCTGGATACACCTGGCAAAAAACCCTCCCAAAAGAACATACTCCACCAAATGAAGTTCCTTTAGACATGGAGTTATATGAGCTTTACGCTTAACAAATAACTATATCCCTAAATAAAATCCGGCAAAAAGGTTTTTGTAGTCCTTATCTCTTCATACCTTCCTTTGTATATCGTAAATTTACAGACGATTTGCACAAAACCATTTCTTTTAATGAAAGACAAATTCTTTAGTTACATAGAAAATCTTCAAGATACCATTACTTCTAAGCTTCAGGAGATAGACGGTGAAGCTAAATTTCACGAAGATTTATGGAAAAGACCTGAAGGTGGCGGCGGCCGCACCAGAGTAATAGAAAACGGTGCTGTTTTTGAAAAAGGAGGTGTAAATATATCTGGTGTACATGGAGCTCTACCAAAAAGTATGCAAACCTATTTTGGTGTTGAAGATGCAGATTTTTATGCCTGCGGCCTAAGTTTGGTTCTTCATCCTAAAAATCCAATGGTACCTACAGTTCATGCCAATTGGCGCTATTTTGAAATGTACGATAAAGAAGGAAACATTGTAGACCAATGGTTTGGCGGTGGCCAAGATTTAACGCCTTATTATTTATTTGATGAAGATGCTACTCATTTTCATACCATTTGCAAAGCAGCCTGTGACGCACATAATTCAGAATTCTATTCTACTTACAAGAAGAGATGCGATGATTACTTTTGGAATACCCATAGAGATGAAGCTCGCGGTATAGGCGGACTCTTCTTTGACTATTGCAAGGCTACGGAAGAGATGACTATGCAAAACTGGTATGACTTTGTAACCGAGGTAGGAAACAGCTTCCTAGAAAGTTATGTACCGATTGTTTTAAAAAGAAAAAACTTAGAATACACAAAAGAACAACGGGATTGGCAGGAAGTCCGAAGAGGGCGCTATGTTGAGTTTAATCTTGTTCATGATAAAGGCACTTTATTCGGCCTGAAAACAAACGGTAGAATTGAGAGTATCTTAATGAGCCTACCGCCCCATGTACAGTGGCATTACGACCATCACCCTAAAAAAGACACCGAAGAATACCGATTGGTAGAAATTTTAAAGAAACCTAAGATTTGGGTTTAGCCACAATAGTCAAATTATGCCTAAAAAAGGAAAAGCAAAGAATACGGTCAATAAAGCCAAACATACCAAGCTTTTAAATCGAAAGAAGGCCAAATTAAAGTCAGAACAAGAAATGCGCAAATTGCGCTTGAAAGAAATTATAAAACAAAGCCATAAAACCCCGGACTTACCCCGTGAAAATGATTAGAATCTCTTTTGCCATGAATATTAAAAACCACCTTATTTATAAGTTGGTTTTCGCGCTTGCGATTCTGGCGTTAGGAACTTCCTGCGACTCCAAACGTGCAAAAAGTGATATAGATATTACTTTCGTCCAAGATACGCTAGATGTAGGATATACCTATTGGTGGGAAGAATCTGGTCCATTTATTGGGTATTGTGGTAAAGAATATGCCCTTGTGTTTTCGGGTACCGTCGTAAACTTAGATAAAGCCAACCACGATGCCGCCCCCTTGTACATCTCGCAAAAAGGAACGATAGCCGTTGACGAGGTTTATAAAATAAAAGATATGGGTAACAACAGTTATGCAAATCAGAAGTATTTTTCTACCGATTGTTTCAGTAATATGGATATTAATGTGGGAAATAAAGTTTTGGTCTTCTGCTATGATTATGAAGGAGGATTGACCATACCTGGAAACAGTTCTATTATAAAAATAAAGAGTTTAGACCATCCTCTGGTTGGCGCGACTAAACGATTTATAGATGCCGATGAAAATCCTGTAGAAATCAAGGAAGACTCCACCTTATGGTCGGCATATGGTTATCGCAAACAGTTCAATCAAATGATACGCTGTAGAGAAAATACCGAACGTATTACTTCCAAGTGATTTTTTCTAATACTTCTTCCACCACGTTATTAATACGCTGATAATCCTCAAAATTATCGAGAAAGTTCTGCTGATAACTGCGCCAGTCAAGCTTAAATTTCAGGTTATACATTAGTTGAATCAAGAGTTGGTCTGTTTTCTGTTTTTTAGGAGGATAATAAGTAACTTTGTCTATTCAAAAATAGGCAAAACATGTACCCACTTAAAAGAAACCGCAGATTAAGAACAAACGACTCTATCAGAGATTTAGTGCGCGAAACCATTATATCCCCTAAGGATTTTCTGGTGCCTCTTTTCGTAACAGAAGGCAAGGGCATTAAAGAAGAAATTGCGTCTATGCCTGATTACTATAGGTTGAGCCTTGATTATCTTGGGGCCGAAGTTAAGGAGCTTTGGAATATGGGATTACATGCCGTACTTCTTTTTGTAAAAGTTCCTGAGAACTTAAAAGACAACAAGGGTACAGAAGCTTTAAACGATGATGGATTAATGCAACGCGCCATTAAGACGGTTAAAGATGCCTGTCCTGGAATGTTGGTTATGACCGATGTTGCCATGGACCCTTATTCATCTTTTGGTCATGATGGTATTGTGGAAAACGGACAAATACTTAATGATGAAACTTCGGAATTCTTATCAGAAATGAGCGTTTCTCATGCTCTAGCCGGAGCAGATTTTGTTGCGCCTAGCGATATGATGGACGGACGTATTCTTTCCATTCGTGAAGCTTTAGAAGATGAAAATCTTATAAACACAGGCATCATGAGTTATAGTGCTAAATACGCCAGTGCTTTTTATGGTCCTTTTAGAGATGCGTTGGATTCCGCCCCTGTGGACGTTAAAAATGTACCGAAGGATAAAAAGACCTATCAAATGGATTATGCCAACCGTTTTGAAGCATTAAAAGAGACCGAAATGGACATTGATGAAGGCGCAGATATTGTTATGGTAAAACCCGGACTTTGCTATTTAGACATCGTACGTGAAATTCGTAATGAAGTAGATGTGCCCGTTGCCGTTTACCAAGTTAGTGGAGAATACGCAATGGTAAAAGCCGCTGCTGAAAAAGGGTGGTTAGACCATGATGCTGTAGTAATGGAACAACTCACTGCAATGAAACGTGCTGGTGCCAATATAATCGCTAGTTATTTTGCCAAAGACGCGGTGAGGTTGTTAGGCTAAATAAAAATTTAAAAGCTTGCTTGTGAAGATAATTCAACTGTTAATTCTATTATTTACAATCCAGCTTACACAAGCTCAGGAAGGAACTCCAATACCATTAAATATTGAAGTTAGTGATGCGTTAGTTTATGGCAATCCGTTTGAAGTTGGCTTAGATTCGGTTTACATCAATACTAATATTGAAGACATAATAACAAACGGTATAAAAAATAATGCTTTTCCTGGAGCACAGGTTTTAGTTGCCAAAAGCGGTAAAATAATATTTCACAAAGCCTATGGATATCACACCTACGACAGTATTCAACCCGTAGCTTTAGACGATATTTATGACTTAGCTTCAGTAACCAAAGTTACGGCGGCCCTTCCCGCAATAATGAAACTTGTTGACGAAGGAAAACTTAGTTTAGATGTTCCTTTTAGTACCTACTGGAAACCTTGGAAAAGGGAAAAAGACAAACGAGATATTACCCTTCGTGAAATTCTGGCGCATCAAGCCGGACTTGAACCATACATCGTTTTTCTAAATGAGGTTTTTAAAAAGAACAAAAAACTGAAAAAAAGGTTTGTTAGAACTTTACCAAATGGCCGATTTCAACATCAGGCGTACGACCAGTTGTTCGTTAAAAACAAGTTCAATCGAAAAATGTACCGTCTGATTGACCGTTCAGAAGTATCGGCTGAAAAAAAATATAAATATTCAGGTCTCGCTTTTTTGATTTTTCCTGAACTCATTGAACAACTCACCGGTGATTCTTATGAGTTTTATTTGGAGAAAAATTTCTATTTACCGTTGAATGCTCCCACTATGGGTTTCAAACCCAAAACAAAAGGTTTTTCCAATACAATCGTACCCACAGAAGTAGACACACTGTTTCGCCACACCTTGACCCAAGGTTGGGTTCATGACGAAAATGCAGCACTTTTAGGTGGTGTATCCGGTAATGCCGGTCTCTTTGCTACCGCAACAGATTTAGCAAAACTGATGCAAATGTACATGCAATACGGTGTTTACGACGGCAAACGCTATATTTCCGAAGCTACGCTAAAAGAATTTACACGCGTACAGTTTCCAGAGAACGATAACCGCAGAGGCCTAGGATTTGATAAACCCTATTTAGATAATGCAAAGCAGCCTTTACCTAAGGCGTACCCCGCACCAGAAGTGGGTGCGGATAGCTTTGGACATAGCGGGTTTACTGGCACTTTCGTTTGGGCAGACCCCGAAAACCAAATGGTATATATTTTTCTTTCAAACCGAGTGAATCCTACTAGGGAAAATAGAAATCTCTACAACCTAAATATACGACCTGCATTGCAGCAAGTATTTTATAAAGCCACATTACCAAGCAAATAAGATATTAAGATTACACTTTAATTGGTATCTTCGTTTTACTAAAACTCCTACATGGGCTTATTAATTTTTTACGCTTTAATATCAATTTTCATTTCATTTCTCTGCTCTATCTTAGAAGCGGTTCTGCTAAGTATTAGCCCAACTTTCGTGAATCTGAAGAAGAAGGAAGGAAAGCCGTACGCTTTAACCCTTGAAGAATTGAAGAATGATGTGGACAAACCCCTCATCGCTATTTTAACATTAAACACCATTGCCCATACGGTAGGGGCTATTTTGGTAGGGGTACAAGCTAAAGCTGCCTATGCAGAAATGTATGGGTCTACAACTAGTAGTATTTTTGGAATCCCTTTCACAGCAGATTTAATGGTTGGCGTAGTATCTACTATAATGACCATCCTAATTTTAGTCGCTTCAGAAATTATTCCTAAAACAATCGGTGCAACCTATTGGAGACAATTGGCCAATTTTACGGCAAAAGCCTTAAAAATTATGGTTATTGCTTTAAAATATACAGGCTTGTTATGGATTTTACAGCTTTTCACAAAGCTGGTAGGTGGCAAAGGTCATCATGGTAGCGTTCTAAGTCGTGAAGATTTTACTGCTATGACAGATATTGCTCGCGAAGAAGGCGTTTTTGAAAAATCAGAATCTACTATTATAAAGAATCTATTACGTTTTGACCAAGTTTTGGTAAAAGACGTAATGACACCAAGAGCGGTTATGAAAATTGCTTCTGAAGGTAAAACTATTGCCGAATTTTTTGAAGCCAACCCAAAAATGCGTTTTTCACGTATTCCTGTTTATGGGGATAAGATGGACCATATAGATGGTTTTGTATTGAAGGATACTATTCTGGAAGAAATGGTGAACAATAACGGAAATATTCCGCTTTCTCAAATAAAGCGGGAGATTTTAATTACCGAAAGAAATACGCCCATACCCCGACTTTTTGATACATTTATTTCCAAAAGGATACATATTGCCCTTGTTGTGGATGAATACGGATCCGTAAGTGGGTTAGTGACCATGGAAGATGTTATAGAAACCCTTCTAGGGTTAGAAATAATGGATGAGAGCGACAACGTAGCCGATTTACAAGACCTAGCTAGGAAAAATTGGGAAACACGCGCAAAGCGCTCCGGAATACTTGATAAATAGATTTTGACGAAACGGTTTGTTTCCGAATCACCTATTAAACGCATTACCTATGGAAACGGCATTTATTCATACACCTCTTGGCGTAGCCAAACTTATAGGCGACGGTAATGGTTTATCTGAAATTAAGGTAACCGATGCCGAAGAAGCGGTAACTACCAATATTCCACCAAACCTTAAAATTGCTGCGAAACAATTGCATCAATACTTTGCTGGTACCCGAGACAATTTTGACTTTGACTTAAACCCGCAAGGCACTGATTTTCAAAAACGGGTTTGGCAAACATTATTAAAAATACCTTATGGCAAGACCGTCTCTTATTTGGACCTTTCCAAAACCATGGGCGATGTAAAGGCCATTCGTGCCGTGGCAGCAGCAA includes:
- the hemE gene encoding uroporphyrinogen decarboxylase: MSLKNDLFLRALKGETVDRPPVWMMRQAGRYLPEFMEIKKKYDFFTRCQTPELASEITVQPIRRYGMDAAILFSDILVIPQAMNIEVQMKPDFGPYLPNPIRSQKDLDSVIVPDVDDALGYVMEAIKATKEKLNDEVPLIGFAGSPWTILCYCVQGQGSKTFDKAKELCFTQPVVAHELLQKITDTTIAYLKAKVKSGVNAVQVFDSWGGMLSPTDYNEFSWQYIQQIIDALKDETPVIVFGKGCWFALGDMAKSGASALGVDWTCSARNARYLTGGKITLQGNFDPARLLSPPSEIKKMATQMINEFGKDSYIVNLGHGILPNVPVENAKAFIDAVKEWKPIS
- a CDS encoding GNAT family N-acetyltransferase; amino-acid sequence: MENENSSIAHFEDFSIEPIHEKYAWRICDFVTVNSERLQRYFPKTLAKNLTPTLSEIFVEQKVREYRKEEEFLFVLKDYESRTVIGLAYIKELDWNKKQAELAYCIGYQYEGKGITSLAIDALSKYAVSDLGLQTLQIIVHKTNIGSVRIAEKSGYTWQKTLPKEHTPPNEVPLDMELYELYA
- the hemF gene encoding oxygen-dependent coproporphyrinogen oxidase; this translates as MKDKFFSYIENLQDTITSKLQEIDGEAKFHEDLWKRPEGGGGRTRVIENGAVFEKGGVNISGVHGALPKSMQTYFGVEDADFYACGLSLVLHPKNPMVPTVHANWRYFEMYDKEGNIVDQWFGGGQDLTPYYLFDEDATHFHTICKAACDAHNSEFYSTYKKRCDDYFWNTHRDEARGIGGLFFDYCKATEEMTMQNWYDFVTEVGNSFLESYVPIVLKRKNLEYTKEQRDWQEVRRGRYVEFNLVHDKGTLFGLKTNGRIESILMSLPPHVQWHYDHHPKKDTEEYRLVEILKKPKIWV
- the hemB gene encoding porphobilinogen synthase is translated as MYPLKRNRRLRTNDSIRDLVRETIISPKDFLVPLFVTEGKGIKEEIASMPDYYRLSLDYLGAEVKELWNMGLHAVLLFVKVPENLKDNKGTEALNDDGLMQRAIKTVKDACPGMLVMTDVAMDPYSSFGHDGIVENGQILNDETSEFLSEMSVSHALAGADFVAPSDMMDGRILSIREALEDENLINTGIMSYSAKYASAFYGPFRDALDSAPVDVKNVPKDKKTYQMDYANRFEALKETEMDIDEGADIVMVKPGLCYLDIVREIRNEVDVPVAVYQVSGEYAMVKAAAEKGWLDHDAVVMEQLTAMKRAGANIIASYFAKDAVRLLG
- a CDS encoding serine hydrolase domain-containing protein, producing MKIIQLLILLFTIQLTQAQEGTPIPLNIEVSDALVYGNPFEVGLDSVYINTNIEDIITNGIKNNAFPGAQVLVAKSGKIIFHKAYGYHTYDSIQPVALDDIYDLASVTKVTAALPAIMKLVDEGKLSLDVPFSTYWKPWKREKDKRDITLREILAHQAGLEPYIVFLNEVFKKNKKLKKRFVRTLPNGRFQHQAYDQLFVKNKFNRKMYRLIDRSEVSAEKKYKYSGLAFLIFPELIEQLTGDSYEFYLEKNFYLPLNAPTMGFKPKTKGFSNTIVPTEVDTLFRHTLTQGWVHDENAALLGGVSGNAGLFATATDLAKLMQMYMQYGVYDGKRYISEATLKEFTRVQFPENDNRRGLGFDKPYLDNAKQPLPKAYPAPEVGADSFGHSGFTGTFVWADPENQMVYIFLSNRVNPTRENRNLYNLNIRPALQQVFYKATLPSK
- a CDS encoding CNNM domain-containing protein, producing the protein MGLLIFYALISIFISFLCSILEAVLLSISPTFVNLKKKEGKPYALTLEELKNDVDKPLIAILTLNTIAHTVGAILVGVQAKAAYAEMYGSTTSSIFGIPFTADLMVGVVSTIMTILILVASEIIPKTIGATYWRQLANFTAKALKIMVIALKYTGLLWILQLFTKLVGGKGHHGSVLSREDFTAMTDIAREEGVFEKSESTIIKNLLRFDQVLVKDVMTPRAVMKIASEGKTIAEFFEANPKMRFSRIPVYGDKMDHIDGFVLKDTILEEMVNNNGNIPLSQIKREILITERNTPIPRLFDTFISKRIHIALVVDEYGSVSGLVTMEDVIETLLGLEIMDESDNVADLQDLARKNWETRAKRSGILDK
- a CDS encoding methylated-DNA--[protein]-cysteine S-methyltransferase, with the protein product METAFIHTPLGVAKLIGDGNGLSEIKVTDAEEAVTTNIPPNLKIAAKQLHQYFAGTRDNFDFDLNPQGTDFQKRVWQTLLKIPYGKTVSYLDLSKTMGDVKAIRAVAAANGKNPLWIVVPCHRVIGSDGSLTGYAGGLHRKKWLLDHENPVKQQSLF